The region CAAGGGAAACTGCACCTATCTGAGGGGGCAGCGGGGTGCACTGCTCATCGACGCCGGGCTCTCCGCCCGCGAGACCCTTCGCCGCCTCTCGAACGCCGGCGGGGATGCATCGATCATCGAAGCGATCCTCGTCACGCACGAGCATATCGACCACATCAGGGGGGTCGACGTGCTGGCAAGGAGGCTCGGCGTGCCCGTCTATGCCACCGGCGGCACGCTTGAGGAGTTTTGCAAGAAATGCGGCCCGACGTCGACGGAGGTCCGGCGGTGCAGATACGGCGAGCCGTTCCTTGTCGGCGACTTCTCGGTCGAGCCCTTCGCCGCCTCCCATGACGCCAAAGAACCCTGCGGGTTCTCCGTCACCGAAGGCGACCTCCGCATCGGGTGCTGCACCGACACCGGCACCGTCACCGACCCAATGTTCGAGCGGTTCGCATCCTGCGACGCCGTCCTCCTGGAGAGCAACCACTGTCCCGAGATGCTCGAAAACGGCCCCTACCCTGCATTCTTAAAGAGCCGGATACGGTCGAAGCACGGGCATCTCTCGAACCCGGACGCCGCCCGGTGCCTGCAGAGGCTCGCCGACCACATCCACATGGCGATGCTCGCTCACCTAAGCGAGATCAACAACACACAAGAGAGAGCGCTCCTCTCCGCGTTTGAGGGGCTCGGGTTCTACTCCGACCAGGTCGCGGTCACCGTGGCGGAGCAGAACCCCGGGCCGGAGCACCCGGAGTCCTGCGGGTTCCGGCTCTGACCTCCCGTTGGGGGAATTCTCCTCGGTTCGGTGCGGATAGCGATGCGGCTTCACGCGAAGGGCGGCCAAACCCGGCCTTATATCTTCCGAAACGTGCAGACCATCCCGATCACGGCGCCTGCGGCGTCGACGATCGGGTCTCCCGAGATGCAGACCGGCTGCTGTGAGCCGTCGTTTCTCATAAGGACCATCCCTTCGATGTGTTTCACGGTCCCGCCCCGCTCCAGCACCTCCGAGGAGAGGACCTCACGGGCATCGTTGCCCGTCCCGGCGGTCGAGAGCAGGGTCCATACCGATCTCCCGGTCAGGTCCCCTCCGGCGTAGCCGGTCATGTGCTCGACCGCCCGGTTGGCGATGATGACCGTCCCGGCGGCATCGGTGGTGATCCTCCCTTCTTCGGGCTCGACTGCTTCCAAGGTGCCCTGCTCGACCGAGAGGTCCAGCCACTCCTCCGCAGCTCTCCGCTCGGTCATCTCGATGTAGTAGAGGAGGCGCTGGAGCTGCTGGTTTGCACGCTCAAGTTCGGCGGTCCGCTCGGCAACGAGGTCTTCCAAGTGCTCGCGGTGGCGGTGCAGTTCCTGCTCGGCTTCCTTCCGCTCCGTGATGTCCCTGATGACGGCCATCACGTGCGTCTCGTGCAGCGGCACGATGCGGGCTTCGTAGTGCCGCACCTCCCCGTCCTCAATGTGGGCAAACTCCAGCGGCGCGGCCGGGGCGTCGGTCCGGACGACCTGCTTGAGTGCGTCCCCAACCATCCGTGCGGCATCAGGAGGGAGCAGGTCCTGCACCCGCCGCCCGAGCAGCGTCCGGGGCACGAGCGGCACCTCCGCGAGCCTCCCGGCCCTGGAGTCGATGATCGTGCCGTCGGCGTTCAACCGGAGGAAGAGGTCGGGAAAAGCCTCGATCACCGCAGTCAGCTCCGATGTGGCCTGCCTGAGTTGTTCCTCGAGTAGGACCTCCTCGGTGACGTCCCGGACGGTAAGCAGGCTGCAGCCCCCTTCAACCGCCGTCCGCCGGACCTCGATATCGCGCACCTTCCCGTCCCGGCAGACGACGCCGGCGACTACGGCGCCCCGGTCGCATCGGAGCAGTTCCTGCCACATCTCCTGCACTTTCCGGCGGTATACCGGGTTTGGGTGGGCCCGCTCGAACCAAACGGCGGCGGTCGGGACGTCCTCCACGAGATATCCGGTGATTCTGGTGAACGCCCGGTTTATGTATCGGCAGCGCTCCTCGCCGTCCACCAGAACGAACCCGTCCGGCGCTTCATGCAGGATCGAGAGGTAGGCCACCCCTTCGATCTCTCGAGTATTGTCGTTTCCCGTCATCGTAACCGATTCTCCCCGGTATACCCGTGTCGTTCGGGCTGCGAGCGCCGTTTGTAGAGAATTTTACCTGCTGGTATAGATATACTCATCGTTATGTGTTTCCCCCATATTTTTGAGATAGATCATTTTCGAAACATATCCGTAGTCCTAAGGGAGATCAGCCGAGGATAAGAAGTTGCCTGCGATGCCCCCAACTGCGGGGCGGGTAGAGGCCGTGCATCGCCGCGGCACGAAGAAGAGAACATTCGGCGAAGGCCGGCGGCGTGAGACCCGCCGTCAGTCTTCTCTGATCTTCAGCACATGCATGCAGTACTGGTCGACGCTCGTGAAGAAGGCGGATCTCGCCCGCTTTGCCCGGTCTTCGTTCCCCTCTATGTAGTCTCGGAGGATGTACTCAAGCGCCGTGATGTAGTGGTTTCGCCCGGACGAAGCCTTCTTTGCCGCTTCGAAACAGAGGTAACTCTCGGTCTTGTGGTTGCACATGACCTCGAACACGGCGTCCAGCATCAGGAGCAGGTGCCGGGGAAACTGCTTTAAGATCGCCAGTTTTCGGAAACTGGCATAGGACCGCGGTTGCGCTCCGAGGACCGCAAGTTTCAGCCCGAAGTAGAGCGGTTCGTGGTCGTCGGGATACTGCTGCATCATCTGTTTGACGATGGCGGCGGCACCGCTCCCGTTGCGCAATTCTATGCGGGTGTTGAACGCCTCCGTCAGGAAGTACTTGTTGTCGGTGAACCGTTCCGTGGCATGGGCGAGGAGGTGCTGGCGGCGTTCAAGATCCCCCTCGTACTTTGCCCGCACGATCCCGATGCGGTAGAACTCGGGTTCGCTTGGGAACCAAGTAAACGCCAGATCCAGCATGAACCGGAAGATCAGGTTCAACTGGGTGTCTCTGCGGTCGAAGACCGGAAGGCGGTTGAGCGGGGCGCGGGACCGGGAGAGGTTGAGCATCTCCTCGCGGGCGTGAAGTTCCATCTCGTTGGGGCGAAGACCCTGCTTCCTGTTCATCGCCAAGGATAGGGCGTAATAACTGTAGGCGATCGCGGCGTTGACCCGTCCGTCATAGTTCCTGTAGCGCGCCAGATACTCGATCGCCTGGTAATAGTTACCTGCATCGATCAGTTTGAGGCCTACGATCACATCGAGGGTTGCCCGCCCTTTCCTCCGCCGCTTGTTTCCCATGGCGTGCCGCAGGGTCTTCTCGAGGAGTTCCGCCGTAGGGGCTTCGTGCGTGGTGTTCAGGAGCGTGAAGGTGATTGCATCGATGAAGTCGTCGTAGGCCGTGTCGTCAAGATCGGGGAAGGTCTTGTCGAGCGTGGCGGCAACGTGTCCGAAGAAGACCGGCAGGTTCTCCTCTACTTGGGCGATGTTTTTCTCGACGTAGTCGTTCATGGTGGCCTGCAGCTGCTCAAGTCTCCTGCTCCGGAGCGCTTCGGGCTGCCACGCATCTTCCATATAGCGTACAGATGATCGGTGAACGGATATTTGTTGTTATATGTTTCCCGTGGTCCGACCGGCCGGCCGTGGAATCAGGCGCCAATAATCGCCCCATGCGGGGTTCGGGGCTTTTGCA is a window of Methanoculleus sp. 7T DNA encoding:
- a CDS encoding PAS domain S-box protein is translated as MTGNDNTREIEGVAYLSILHEAPDGFVLVDGEERCRYINRAFTRITGYLVEDVPTAAVWFERAHPNPVYRRKVQEMWQELLRCDRGAVVAGVVCRDGKVRDIEVRRTAVEGGCSLLTVRDVTEEVLLEEQLRQATSELTAVIEAFPDLFLRLNADGTIIDSRAGRLAEVPLVPRTLLGRRVQDLLPPDAARMVGDALKQVVRTDAPAAPLEFAHIEDGEVRHYEARIVPLHETHVMAVIRDITERKEAEQELHRHREHLEDLVAERTAELERANQQLQRLLYYIEMTERRAAEEWLDLSVEQGTLEAVEPEEGRITTDAAGTVIIANRAVEHMTGYAGGDLTGRSVWTLLSTAGTGNDAREVLSSEVLERGGTVKHIEGMVLMRNDGSQQPVCISGDPIVDAAGAVIGMVCTFRKI
- a CDS encoding MBL fold metallo-hydrolase codes for the protein MELTVLASGSKGNCTYLRGQRGALLIDAGLSARETLRRLSNAGGDASIIEAILVTHEHIDHIRGVDVLARRLGVPVYATGGTLEEFCKKCGPTSTEVRRCRYGEPFLVGDFSVEPFAASHDAKEPCGFSVTEGDLRIGCCTDTGTVTDPMFERFASCDAVLLESNHCPEMLENGPYPAFLKSRIRSKHGHLSNPDAARCLQRLADHIHMAMLAHLSEINNTQERALLSAFEGLGFYSDQVAVTVAEQNPGPEHPESCGFRL